The sequence CCCATCATATAATATGAAGCTCGAAGCTTCTTGACAGGTCCGTTGGGCATTGGGATAGAAACGATACGGGAGGGGTCAATTCTCATCTGACTGCCTGACCAAGCAACACTTGCGCCAAGTTCTTCTAGAATTTCGGAGTATACGGCTACATCGCTAAGGGACGGTAAATTATCAAGAACAACTTCAGATTCGGCTAAAATCGCCGCAGGAATAAGTGCAATTGCACTATTCTTCGCTCCACTGATGGTTACAACGCCCTGCAGCGGACGTCCACCGCCAATCATTAATTTTTCCATAGATTTATCTGGTTCCCCCTACGTGTATTGCAGCTTCTCGACAATACTTGCTGTGGATTTCATTGTGATGAAAATGGAAAGACACCGGCTACGCGGTGCTCTCCACATTAAACTATTCAACTGGGCAGTGTTCCTTCATTTAACCGGACCGCTTGAAAGCGGATATTTATTCCTGAAAGATCAGGATAAATTGCTGCGAAATTAAGAATTGTTGATTCTTTAGTTGGGTATCTTACGCTTGGTTTGTAGAACCGAATTCGCGAATTTTGCCGATAACGGTTTGTTTGATAGCTTCGCGGCCTGGTGCAATAAATACACGTGGGTCATAAGCGTTAGGTTTTGCAGCAAGCACTTCACGAACAGTCTTAGCAAATACGATTTGGTTCTCTGTATTCACGTTGATTTTGGAAGTACCTAGCGAAATTGATTTCTTGATGTCACTGGTAGGGATACCTGTTCCACCGTGAAGTACAAGTGGAAGATTCGTCGCGTTGCAGATTTCTTCCATTTCTTTGAATCCGAGGTTAGGTTCGCCAAGGTATGGTCCGTGTACAGAACCTAGTGCTGGAGCCAAAGTATCAATGCCGGTTTCTTTAACGATTCTGACACAGTCATTCAGATCAGCATACATGATGCCGCCGATAACGTCATCTTCTTGTCCACCAACAGTTCCAACTTCCGCTTCAACAGAAACACCTTTAGCGTGAGCGTAATCAACGACTTTCTTCGTCATTGCGATGTTCTCATCAATTGGGTGATGGGAACCATCGATCATTACGGATGTAAAGCCAGCATCAATTGCGTCCTTACATTTATCAAAGCTTGAACCATGGTCAAGGTGAATGGCTACAGGAACGGTAATTTTCATGTCGTGAATAAGACCTTCTACCATCTTAACAACAGTGTAAAAGCCGCCCATATGACGAGCTGCTCCTTCGGATACGCCAAGGATAACTGGTGACTTCTCTTCTTCTGCGGCACCAAGAATCGCTTGTGTCCACTCCAGGTTGTTGATGTTAAATTGACCAACTGCATATTTTCCTTCAAGTGCTTTGTGTAACATGTCTTTCATAGATACTAATGGCATGGTTTCAATCCTCCTAAGAATGTGTTTACTTATGTTTTAAGCCGACATCACATACAGGCTTATTATAGCACATCCTGTGTCAAATGCTAAATAGGATAAACAAAAAAATGTCCCGGTGGGACGGTATACGACCAGCCCATGCTGCAGGCAGATTCCTCCTCATCACATTTCCTATAATAGGACCGCTCCAAAGAGGAAAATCACACTCTAGCTGCATTGATCGACAGAGTTATTATATAGATGCATATTGACTGCAACCCGCATTTCATCAATGTCGAATGGCTTCGTAAAATGCATTAACGCTCCTAGCTTCGTCGCTTCCTTAATCATGTCCAATTCCCCATAGGCAGTCATCATAATGACTTTAATAGCTGGATTAAGTTCCTTCAGGTGCTTAAGAATCTCCAGACCGTCCATTCCAGGGATTTTCATATCGAGCAGGACCAAGTCAGGGGATTCATTGCGGACAATATCTAATGCCAATTTACCGTTAGCCGCTTGAAATGTGGTATATCCCTCGCTGTTAAATACTTCCATGAGAAGAATCCGGATCCCGTTCTGATCGTCAACAATCAACACTTTCTTTTTCTCCATACAATACCCTCCCAGATTTTCAAGGCAGTTTGACTATACCGCGCTCCACAGCTAACGGCCCCTTTACAACTTTGTCCATACGAAACCTATAATTCGCGCTTTATAGTCAAAATCCTGCTAATCGGATAAATTGGATAAATATATGCCATGAAATGGATTGAGAGTGCGTCGCCGAACAAACGGAGAAACGAGAGCCTCGAAAACCAATAAATTCTAGATGCTGCGTTCACTGAAATTATTAAAAAGAGAGCCTCCAAATGGAGGCTCTTCAAGACCCTTATGGCCTAACTCGTTAGTAGATTACTGTTGCTGGGAATGAGTCAGAGAAGCTTTGACAAATTCACGGAATAATGGCTGCGGACGATTCGGACGGGATGTGAATTCTGGATGGAATTGCACCGAAAGGAACCAAGGATGGCCCGGAAGCTCAACAATTTCAACCAAACGACCATCAGGAGAAGTCCCGGAAAAAACAAGACCTGCTTTTTCCATTTCATCACGGAAGGCATTATTGAACTCATAACGGTGACGATGGCGTTCATAGACCAGTTCGTCATCATAACAAGACATTGCCAACGAATCAGGAAGCAACTTGCATGGATACAGTCCAAGACGCATTGTGCCGCCCATGTCTTCAATATCCTTCTGTTCAGGCAGCAGATCGATTAGTGGGAACGCAGTAGTCGGATCAATCTCCGAGCTGTTTGCCCCTGCCAGCTTTAGAACGGAACGACCGTATTCAATCACAGAAACCTGCATACCTAAGCAAATTCCGAAAAATGGAATGGCTTTCTCACGGGCATAACGAATGGCGGAAATTTTACCTTCAATTCCCCGATCTCCAAAACCACCAGGAACCAAAATTCCATGGGCACCGCTCAGGAGTTCGTCCACATTCTCATCGGTAACATCCTCAGCATGTACCCAGCGAAGCTTAACCTCTGCATTGGCTGCGAAGCCAGCATGTGAAAGTGATTCCACTACACTCAAATAGGCATCATGCAGAGCTACATATTTACCAACAATAGCGATTTCCACTGTGTGCTCCAGCTTTTGAATCCGCTCCAGCATACTTTCCCATTCCCGCATATCCGGTGGAGGTGTAGTAAGCTTCAGATGATTAACAACAATTTCGTCCAGTCCTTCATCACGTAGATTAAGCGGAACTTCGTACAATGTTGAGGCATCACGGCATTCCACAACTGCATTAGCATCAATATCGCAGAACAAAGCGATCTTCGCTTTCATATCTGCAGAGAGCGGGTGCTCTGTACGACATACAATAACATTCGGCTGAATACCAATACTGCGCAGTTCTTTGACACTATGCTGCGTTGGCTTCGTCTTAACCTCTCCCGCAGCCTTGATATAAGGAATCAAGGTTACATGGATGTACATTACATTTTCCCGTCCGATATCACTTTTGATTTGACGGATCGCTTCCAGAAACGGAAGGCTCTCAATATCGCCGACGGTTCCGCCAATTTCAGTGATAACCACATCCGAGCTGGTCTCGCGGCCTGCGCGAAATACACGCTCCTTGATCTCGTTCGTAATGTGTGGGATAACCTGAACGGTTCCGCCTAAATATTCTCCACGCCGTTCCTTACTAATTACTGATGAGTAAATCTTGCCTGTCGTCACGTTGTTATTCTTGGACAGGTTGATGTCAATAAACCGTTCATAATGTCCAAGATCAAGGTCAGTCTCCGCACCGTCATCGGTAACGAATACTTCGCCGTGCTGATAAGGACTCATCGTTCCAGGGTCTACATTAAGATACGGATCAAATTTCTGAATCGTCACCTTTAGACCTCGGTTCTTGAGCAGCCTGCCCAGCGAAGCGGCGGTAATGCCTTTGCCAAGGGAAGACACAACGCCACCCGTTACAAAAATATACTTTGTCACTGTAAAACCCTCCTAAATAAAGTCCAAAAATTCAAGCGACGCATGATGTTTATCGTAACCCGCTTTTCTAACATGAAAACGGGGGAACTCAGAAGTTACTTTAAATCACGGAAAACCGCAGCTTCTTGGCATTTAAAAAAACAAAAAAGTGACACCCGTAGAACCGGGGCACTTTTTATTTTAGAAAACACAATTATTAACTTTCATGATAAGCCCATGCAATAGTTTACTCTGAGGATTCTCCACTGTCAAGGAAGGAATTATACCAGAACAAAGACCGTTCTAATATTAAGCGTTCTCTTCTTCGTCAGCATCCTCATCGGTGCCGTCCTCTGAATCGTCTTCGTCAGTTTCCTCAATGTCCTCGTCATCAATAACGACATCTTCGTCAACTTCTTCTTCGCTATCGTCGTCAGAATAGAGGTCGTCGCGATCATCGTCGATGGCGTCAAAATCCTCTTCGTCAGCAGTATAGCTCTCTTCTTCTTCAGTGAAATCATCATCTTCCAAATCGTCATCTTCATCGTTGATAATGCGGACACGTTTGGTGTTACCAACCGGATCATCCGAACGTTCCAGAGGATACCAGCGTTTCAGTCCCCATAGGTTGGTTCCGACGCAGGCAAAACGCCCATCAATGTTAATCTCGGTATATAACTGGGCAATAGTATCGTTGCTTTGTTGGTCGGTCATACCGCGCAGCTTGGCCACCTCGACCATCAAATCACGGTAATAAAACGGTGTATTAGCCGACTTAAGCACTAAAAAGGCTAAGTCTACCATCGGCATTTCTTTAACTTTCTCAGGATCCAACTTTAAATTGAGTGGCGCACTCATTAAAGGACACTTCCTCTCACACATTGTTCACTTTATGCTTTATTTCAATAATATCCATTAACAAACCTAAGTAAAACCTATTTGCCAACAAATTGCAAGTCAAAAGCAGTAAGTGCAGATAGAAATCCCCCCACGCGACTTAGTCGATGGGGAAAGCCGCCCTGTCATAGGCAAATGCTTATGTAACCGATCAAGAAGAAACGGCTTTGCCGTCCTCTGAAAGAGGCGGCATCCGTTTTTTCGATAAATAAAAGGATAAGTTATCGTGTGAAACATATAAATTCTTATATTTTCAAGAAAGGCGGAGGAAGATCCTCCGCGCATGACTGTATCCACGCCAAGGATCGGCTCCTTACGGGATCTTGCAAAGAGAGT comes from Paenibacillus sp. 19GGS1-52 and encodes:
- the fba gene encoding class II fructose-1,6-bisphosphate aldolase; the encoded protein is MPLVSMKDMLHKALEGKYAVGQFNINNLEWTQAILGAAEEEKSPVILGVSEGAARHMGGFYTVVKMVEGLIHDMKITVPVAIHLDHGSSFDKCKDAIDAGFTSVMIDGSHHPIDENIAMTKKVVDYAHAKGVSVEAEVGTVGGQEDDVIGGIMYADLNDCVRIVKETGIDTLAPALGSVHGPYLGEPNLGFKEMEEICNATNLPLVLHGGTGIPTSDIKKSISLGTSKINVNTENQIVFAKTVREVLAAKPNAYDPRVFIAPGREAIKQTVIGKIREFGSTNQA
- the rpoE gene encoding DNA-directed RNA polymerase subunit delta, whose translation is MSAPLNLKLDPEKVKEMPMVDLAFLVLKSANTPFYYRDLMVEVAKLRGMTDQQSNDTIAQLYTEINIDGRFACVGTNLWGLKRWYPLERSDDPVGNTKRVRIINDEDDDLEDDDFTEEEESYTADEEDFDAIDDDRDDLYSDDDSEEEVDEDVVIDDEDIEETDEDDSEDGTDEDADEEENA
- a CDS encoding response regulator, with product MEKKKVLIVDDQNGIRILLMEVFNSEGYTTFQAANGKLALDIVRNESPDLVLLDMKIPGMDGLEILKHLKELNPAIKVIMMTAYGELDMIKEATKLGALMHFTKPFDIDEMRVAVNMHLYNNSVDQCS
- a CDS encoding CTP synthase, coding for MTKYIFVTGGVVSSLGKGITAASLGRLLKNRGLKVTIQKFDPYLNVDPGTMSPYQHGEVFVTDDGAETDLDLGHYERFIDINLSKNNNVTTGKIYSSVISKERRGEYLGGTVQVIPHITNEIKERVFRAGRETSSDVVITEIGGTVGDIESLPFLEAIRQIKSDIGRENVMYIHVTLIPYIKAAGEVKTKPTQHSVKELRSIGIQPNVIVCRTEHPLSADMKAKIALFCDIDANAVVECRDASTLYEVPLNLRDEGLDEIVVNHLKLTTPPPDMREWESMLERIQKLEHTVEIAIVGKYVALHDAYLSVVESLSHAGFAANAEVKLRWVHAEDVTDENVDELLSGAHGILVPGGFGDRGIEGKISAIRYAREKAIPFFGICLGMQVSVIEYGRSVLKLAGANSSEIDPTTAFPLIDLLPEQKDIEDMGGTMRLGLYPCKLLPDSLAMSCYDDELVYERHRHRYEFNNAFRDEMEKAGLVFSGTSPDGRLVEIVELPGHPWFLSVQFHPEFTSRPNRPQPLFREFVKASLTHSQQQ